DNA sequence from the Erinaceus europaeus unplaced genomic scaffold, mEriEur2.1 scaffold_1239, whole genome shotgun sequence genome:
AACACCCTTGGACAGACTAGGCATGAGGTCACACCCTCCGGCAGGATCTGTGGGTGTCAGAGACGGGCCCCCGGGGTTTGATCCctggagtttgatccccggcaccaCAGGGCAGAGCCATCAACAGCGGGGGCGGGGGaatccatgggtggtggagtggggctttgctctctctctctctctctctctcttttttttgccagagccctgacagctctggctgatggtgatgctggggattgaacctgggaccttggagcatcaggcagGAGACGCTtttagcagaaccattatgttgtctcccaggcctattgattttatttgattattatttttttaaagattttatttatttatttatgcatgagaagataggaggagaaagaaccagacatcactctggcacatgtgctactggggatcgaactcaggacttcatgcttaagagtccaatgctttatcactgcgccacctcccagaccatgattttatttgattgttttaatgagagagttagagagagagagagagagacaccagagtcctggtgatgatggtggggctggggattgaacctgggatatcaaAGCCTACAgccttttatttaattaattactttatctatttaatgaaagatacatggagaaagatacagagaaaagagagagagagagagagagagagagagagagagagagactgaccagagccctgttgagctctggctggtgctggtgctggggattaaacctgggtcctcagagcctcaggcaggagagtctgtttacagAACCTTCCCGCTGTCTTCCCAGACACAGCAGGCTTTTAGCTCATTCTGCATAGAAATGCACATAAAATTAAAggagacaatttaaaaaatttctctctctctctcttttttttttaaaggattttatttatttattcatgagaaaggtaggaggagagagagaaagaaccagacatcactctggtacatgtgctgccggggattgaactcagcacctcatgcttgagagtcggatgctttatccactgtgccacctcccggaccactctctctctcttttttaatagagttctactcagctttggcttacagtggtgctggggatcgaacctggggccttttgTGCCTCAATCTCGAGggtcttctgtataaccattgtgctctctccccagcccttgaatGAGACACTTTAAAAATATCAGTCCGGTGCAGTAGCAGAAACTCTCAGAAGTGTTTTTTGGTCCTGCCAACACTTGGTCAGGGACGCCCAGAGGGTGGCAGAGGGCGCGCAGACGACAGATTTGCGTTGCCATGTGAAGCGGGAGGGTGCCGTCGCTCAGCCTGTGCCCTTCTGCTGGTTGGGTGGCTGCCTCGGAGGGGTGGACGAGAAGCCCCCCGTAACGGTCGGTGACTTGGTGGCTGAGTGACTCCCCGAGACTCTAGAACCCCCGGGGAGTCTGCTGCAGGGAGAAGGCAGACAGGAATCCCTTCCAGGTGTGTGGGGGTCCTAGAGCCCCCGCTCCCGCTCAGCACAGGGCACAGTCTTCCTTGCTTTTGCCCATCTCGCTCCCGCCACCGGCCTCCTGCTGGCCCTGTGGCCTGAGGCCCTGGGGCTCGCTGTCTGGGGACAGGTCCTCGCTGTCCAGACTGATGCTCTCCAAGCCCTGCCTGGAGATGGGCTGGCTCAGACCGGCCACACCTTCCAAGGGGGGGGCGTCCACCGCGTCCTCCCAGGGGCCCTGGTCGTCCAGCTCGTCCTCACTCTCGGGGGGGATGCCGTGACCCCGGCTGGTGCCCTCTTCGCCCCCGTCACCACTGCTGACAGCCCTGCTGGTGGCGGGGGACTCAGCCCCCTTGCCTGCACAGCTGACCGTGTCTCCGTTCGCCGTGGCCTCTCCCGTGTCACTGTCCTGCGTCCCCGGGCCGTCTCGCCCGTCCCTCTCGGGGCTGGGATCTTCTGGACAGTCCGCCCTCTCGCGCTGGGCCGTGGTTTCAGCGCCTTGGCcttgggttccagccccgggctccccggcCGGAGTTCCCTGCGCGTCTTCCTCCGCGTGACTAGAACCCGTGCTCTCAAAGCTCAGCTGTTTCTCAGCGCCCTTGCCAGCACCCGCTGCCGCCGTGGCCTTCTtcttcctgttcttcttcttcctgctCTTGCTCTTCTTCTGGGAGGAGTCCCGCACGTCTCCGCAGGGCTCGCTCTGCTCTTCCTCATGGGCACCCGGGGGGTCACCACTGGGGGCCAGCTCCTGTGGGGTGATGGCCCCTCGCTCTTCCTCCTCCCGCCCCGCAGGACCCGAGGCCACGTGCCCCCCGCCCCCGGCACCCTGGTTCTCCTGCATGTCGCCCGTGGGGTTCGCCCCAGGCCCGCCGTCTGTGCTGCCTGCTCTCTGTGATTCCGGAGGCTCCTGGGGCACAGCCCCTCCTGGACTCCCTCCTTCCTGCTCCTCTGTGACCCCTTCACTGGGGGTCTCGCTGGGGGAGGCCTGAGCCCCGCCCTGCCCGGCCTCGGGGTCCCGGCTTGCCCCCCCACGCCCGTCGGACTCTGGGGATGTGCCAGTCCCGGCTCCTGGCGGGGTGCGGGCCCCCCTGGGCTCAGCCTCGGCGGCACTGTCCGGGGAGGCGGCGTCCGGGGCTGGGGCCCGATCCAGCGTCCCCGGCGGCGAGGGGGCCCCGTCTTCGGAGGCGGCGGAGGTGTGGTCCTGGGCAGGGGGCAGCACAGGCCCCTCCGGGGCCTCGGGGGGCCGCTCCTGCTCGGAGCTGGGCAGAATCTTGCTCCCCACTTCCGCCACCGCTGCCTCGGTCGCCTCCGCCTCGGGGGCTCTCCCTAAGAGACCGTAGAGAAAACGGAGAGGCCCGTGTGACAGGGGGCCTCGCCAGAGCGGTGAGAGCAGAAGCCCAGAATTCCCGGTGCCCGCCCGCCCCACCCCTCCCAGAGTCCCAGGAAGggaagagcagagcagagcagccgGTGCAGGCCACCCAAGCAGGGGGAGAGACGCAGGGGAAGGACGGCAGCAGAGAGTGAGGCCCGGAGGGGCGGACCAACCACCAcagcaggaggagggggagaggcagggggagggtggaaagggaagggggagaagggggaggcggagaggggggaagagaagggggaggaagaggatggggggagaaaaagggggagagggaggagggggagaagaggaaggaggaggaggggaggaggggaaaaggtgaagagaggaggggggtgaagggagggagaagagggaggaggacgggagaggaagggggagtgggagagggagtgggagagggagggggaggggagaaggagggggaggagaaggaggggagagggagggggaggagaaaagggaggaggagggagaggagggggcaggagaaggggaggagcagGGGCAGGAAgagcatgaggaggaggaggaggcggaggaggaggctgCTGGCTTCAGGACAGTGAGGCTCAGGGCTGGCacacccccttccccttctcagaGCCACACACGTGGGGACAGGGCGGGGACAGGGCGGCCTGCCAGTCACAGCTCCCAGAGCCACACAGCCTGCAGCCAGCTCCCCGGGGACGGCGGAGGCTCAGGCACCTGCCCTCCCCTCTGAGAGCCCAGACGGGGACACGAGACCGCCATCCCTAGCAGCGAGCGAGAGACAGCCCTGCCCGGCCCTCACCGCCAGGCCCAGCCCGACATCCGGGAACCATCGTGCAGGACTGCAAACCAGACAGTGCGCTAGACCCGGGGGTGGCGGGCATGGTGGCGGTGGCGGGCTTCTGCGGGGACTGGCTTCTGTACTTCCTCCACACGCCCTGCAAACGTGcctcacgcacacactcacatggAAACCGTACccaaggggccgggcggtggcacccGGTTCAGCGCTCGCACTACAGGACACAAGGccgcaggttcaaggccccggtccctacttgcagggggaaccttcacgagtggtgaagcagggctgcaggtctctctctcaatttctctctctatacaataataagtaagtatACAATGATAATGAAAGAGACTGCACCCCGACATTGGGAAGTCCCCTTGTTCTTGtctggtgggggcagggctctgtatgTCACCTGCAAAGCTGATAGAACTGTCACTTGTGTGTTGGAACAGATCAAAAGGTCCTGAGGTAAGTAACTTATCTTCTTCCAGAAGCCTTCACACATGGAGGGGGTTGTGGTTATATCTTTGCCACAGAGGTGACAGGGGCCCTCCTGAGAGGGGACAGAGGACACTCAGGTCACCTCACACTTCCCGAGTAAAGAGAGCGGCAAGGGAGCTTCTGGGTAAGGTCAGTGGCTCCCTGatcttgtgaaaaaaaatggaagcacgGGGAGGGGGTGTCTGTTTCTCTGCAGGCCAGTCTGCCACCTGGGTTCTGTGGGTGACCCCCAAGTCCACATCCCTGACAAACTCTCATCTGTGACTCTCCAGAGACATACGGGACAGTGACCCCTCACAGTCCACGGGACTCCCCACTCTGAACAGCCCAAAGCCAAAGTGGCCAACAGCTCGGTGCCATGTCTGGCAGAGGGGCGGCACGTTCAGACCCGTCAGCTAAGGGCTGCCCCTCGGCtgaccatgcccaccaccaaggGCCACCCAGCCATCACCCAGCACCCGAGTGGTGCTGGGAGCTTGGAAAACCACGCGAGACATGGCACAGCTGCAGCGTACTGTCTGTCCACGGGCGGCGGCCCCCTCGCACACCTCAAAGTGCCAGGTGCCAGGGCCTGCACACGTGGCCGGAGGGCGTCCCCTAGAGCCCTGATCCCCTGGTCTTTTGGAGCTGGGTGTCAGGTAAGTGACGAGGGCGTCCTTGGCACCGTGTGCCCGCCCTCACTCTCAGCCTCGCTCGGTCGCCGTGAGGACAGCTGCGTTCTGAAGCTGGGCCGATGGTGAGCACAGAGCAGGCGGCACGGGGTGATGGCACGGTGTGGGGGACCCACATGACAGGACAGACGGCATGCCGTGTGATGGGGTGATGGCACGGTGTGGGGACCCGAGTGACAGGACAGACAGCATGCCGTGTGACTGTTAATGGGGTGCGTGGAGGCGGCCCTGGGGAGCCATCGGACGGGGAGCACTCACCTAGGGTCCCATCGCTCATGGCCTTGAGGGTGTTCAGCTCCTCCTCTGTCACCGTGCTGGGCCCCGGGCAGCTCCCGTCCTTCAGCGTGTGTGACATCTCTCTGCTGGTGGCGGCTTCAGAGTGGAGGATGATACCGTGTTTCTGGGAATAGAGGCGGGCTCTCCGTCACAGTCCCCAAGTGACCTCGGAGAAGGTCTGGGTCACCAACAGAAGAGGCAGCCCTGCTTTCTCTGAAGCGGAGGGGTCTCTGCAGGGGCAGAGGAGGGCGAGCCCCCATCCTGGGGACACAGATGTCGGGGTGCCCTcctccggctcccc
Encoded proteins:
- the LOC132536570 gene encoding leucine-rich repeat flightless-interacting protein 1-like; its protein translation is MAPEPGDHALSPEGTPRCLSTGSVPFLRLSLPGSTPCMPKHGIILHSEAATSREMSHTLKDGSCPGPSTVTEEELNTLKAMSDGTLGRAPEAEATEAAVAEVGSKILPSSEQERPPEAPEGPVLPPAQDHTSAASEDGAPSPPGTLDRAPAPDAASPDSAAEAEPRGARTPPGAGTGTSPESDGRGGASRDPEAGQGGAQASPSETPSEGVTEEQEGGSPGGAVPQEPPESQRAGSTDGGPGANPTGDMQENQGAGGGGHVASGPAGREEEERGAITPQELAPSGDPPGAHEEEQSEPCGDVRDSSQKKSKSRKKKNRKKKATAAAGAGKGAEKQLSFESTGSSHAEEDAQGTPAGEPGAGTQGQGAETTAQRERADCPEDPSPERDGRDGPGTQDSDTGEATANGDTVSCAGKGAESPATSRAVSSGDGGEEGTSRGHGIPPESEDELDDQGPWEDAVDAPPLEGVAGLSQPISRQGLESISLDSEDLSPDSEPQGLRPQGQQEAGGGSEMGKSKEDCALC